A window of Microcoleus sp. FACHB-68 genomic DNA:
GTGCGAGTTTTTCGCAGCGTTTTCCAACCCTGTGTTGCTAGCTTTACGCATAAAACGCCTGCCAATCCTAAAAAACCAGAGGCAATTGCATAGCTTAACCAGTCTGTCAGCAAGCCGACCATTTGCCCAGATGGACCCATAAAAAGCACGGCTATTGCTGTCATTATTAGCAGCATTGGAGGAAACAGAAAAAGCATAATTGCTCTTTGCCAGCGTTCTCTCCAGTTTCCTGCCGGCGCAATCCATCTCTTTCTCACACACCACGCAACCGCCACTGCTGCCAGAATCATTAACAAATGCATTATTTTTCCTCCCTGGCTTTGCGTGCGGCTTGAATTCGTTGGGCAATTGCTTCTAATTGATCTAAACTTGCACAATCGAGGCTATCAGCAAAAGCTGCCACAATATCTGGGTTGCTCACTTCCAAAAATCGGTGCAATTTTTCGTAAGCCTCTAGTACTTTTGCTTCCTCACGAGAAACTAAAGGTCGCCAAGAGAATATACGCCCTTTGTTATCGCAGGCAAGCCAACCTTTCTGGGTAAGGCGACGCAACACAGTTGTAACTGAAGTGTAGGCTAATTCCCGGTCTGG
This region includes:
- a CDS encoding BlaI/MecI/CopY family transcriptional regulator: MTPLPNYRPKQLSLGPLEAEILNIIWELGSATVKDVHERILADPDRELAYTSVTTVLRRLTQKGWLACDNKGRIFSWRPLVSREEAKVLEAYEKLHRFLEVSNPDIVAAFADSLDCASLDQLEAIAQRIQAARKAREEK